Proteins from one Setaria italica strain Yugu1 chromosome V, Setaria_italica_v2.0, whole genome shotgun sequence genomic window:
- the LOC101779893 gene encoding protein RETICULATA-RELATED 3, chloroplastic, which yields MASTALGAAKFLHLDSSPRIAPQRAIPTANLSFSPLSASSSSSSSPSLLRLRSPSPSGPGGRLPPPPPPRSYGGGGSGDAADSGAGDGDGSRGGILGVFLAGWAARVAADPQFPFKVLMEEVVGVTACVLGDMASRPNFGLNELDLVFSTIVVGSIVNFVIMYLLAPTAAASSVASALPNYMFEPGAYTLGSRVATLLSKGATFTMVGFAAGLAGTALSNGLIAMRKRMDPSFETPNKAPPTLLNAATWGLHMGGSSNLRYQTLNGIEYVLGKVAPAPVFKASVVALRCINNVLGGMSFVLLARLTGAQKSDKPATVAEEKETLIAVGNAAADAISEAKEGEGK from the coding sequence ATGGCCTCCACGGCGTTGGGCGCCGCCAAGTTCCTCCACCTCGACTCCTCCCCGCGCATCGCGCCGCAACGCGCGATCCCCACCGCGAATCTCTCCTTCTCCCCGctgtccgcctcctcctcctcctcctcctcgccgtcgctcctccgcctccgatcCCCGTCGCCGTCCGGCCCGGGAGGCAGGCTgccaccgcccccgcccccgcgatcctacggcggcggcggatctggcGACGCCGCggactccggcgccggcgacggtgatggcAGCCGCGGGGGCATCCTCGGCGTCTTCCTGGCCGGGTGGGCCGCCCGCGTCGCCGCGGACCCGCAGTTCCCGTTCAAGGTGCTCATGGAGGAGGTCGTCGGCGTCACCGCCTGCGTTCTCGGCGACATGGCCTCCCGCCCCAACTTCGGCCTCAACGAGCTCGACCTCGTCTTCTCCACCATCGTCGTCGGATCCATCGTCAACTTTGTCATCATGTACCTCCtcgcgcccaccgccgccgcctcgtccgtGGCCTCCGCGCTCCCCAATTACATGTTCGAGCCCGGCGCCTACACGCTCGGCTCCCGCGTCGCCACGCTCTTGTCCAAGGGCGCGACCTTCACGATGGTCGGGTTCGCGGCCGGGCTCGCCGGCACCGCTCTCTCCAACGGGCTCATCGCGATGCGGAAGCGCATGGACCCGTCGTTCGAGACTCCCAACAAGGCGCCGCCGACGCTGCTTAACGCGGCCACCTGGGGGCTCCACATGGGCGGCAGCAGCAATCTGCGTTACCAGACTCTGAATGGGATCGAGTACGTCCTCGGCAAGGTCGCGCCGGCGCCCGTGTTCAAGGCGTCTGTTGTTGCTCTCCGGTGCATCAACAACGTGCTTGGTGGCATGTCCTTCGTGTTGCTTGCCAGGTTGACAGGAGCGCAAAAATCAGATAAGCCAGCGACGGTTGCAGAAGAGAAGGAAACGTTGATCGCTGTGGGCAATGCTGCCGCAGATGCCATCAGTGAGGCAAAGGAAGGAGAGGGTAAGTAA
- the LOC101779500 gene encoding pathogenesis-related protein, with protein sequence MNSSMLTSHNTSGASKTTMASVAKPSVVLLLAVALAAASAADAITFNVINRCRDTLWPAALPGGGARLDPGKTWTVEVPAGTSSARMWARTGCAFDGAGRGSCETGDCGGALECAVSGRPPATLAEYTLGDPAYIDVSLVDGFNVPMSFQCGGNGPSCAADVNARCPAELKVPGGCASACEKFGGDTYCCQGPYKDQCPPTDYSRFFKGLCPDAYSYAKDDRTSTFNCPQGANYDIVLCP encoded by the coding sequence ATGAACTCCTCCATGCTCACATCACACAACACATCTGGCGCTAGCAAAACAACAATGGCGTCTGTGGCCAAGCCCTCCGTTgttctcctcctcgccgtcgccctcgccgcggcctccgcggcggACGCGATCACCTTCAACGTCATCAACCGCTGCCGGGACACACtgtggccggcggcgctcccgggcggcggcgcgcgcctggACCCTGGCAAGACGTGGACGGTGGAGGTGCCGGCGGGCACGTCGAGCGCGCGGATGTGGGCGCGCACGGGGTGCGCCTTCGACGGCGCCGGGCGCGGGTCCTGCGAGACGGGCGACTGCGGCGGCGCGCTGGAGTGCGCCGTGTCCGGGAGGCCCCCCGCGACGCTGGCCGAGTACACGCTGGGAGACCCGGCCTACATCGACGTCTCCCTCGTCGACGGCTTCAACGTGCCCATGTCGTTCCAGTGCGGCGGCAATGGGCCCAGCTGCGCCGCCGATGTCAACGCGCGGTGCCCCGCCGAGCTGAAGGTGCCGGGGGGTTGCGCCAGCGCCTGCGAGAAGTTCGGCGGGGACACCTACTGCTGCCAGGGCCCGTACAAGGACCAGTGCCCGCCGACGGATTACTCCAGGTTCTTCAAGGGGCTGTGCCCGGACGCATACAGCTACGCCAAGGACGACCGGACCAGCACCTTCAACTGCCCGCAGGGTGCCAACTACGACATCGTGCTCTGCCCATGA